TCGCGTATTCTATCAAGCTGTCCCGTCATGATCTAAGTTGACCAGTATAAATTAAATTAGCGATGTAATCTTTGTCAGCCGAGATAATATCATCCGGAATTGTTTGACCGTTAGTTAAAAACGCAATCGGGTTTCCGGTTTTTGTAGTGAGATTAATAATATTTCCGTGAACGACTGCTTCATCAATCTTACTCATAATAAACGCATTATAATCAAATATTTTAAACTTCTTAGCAATCTCAACTAAGTTTCTTGTTGAACTTGTTGCAGATAAAACAAGAAAGGTTTCATCAACTTTTACGGACGAAAGGAAATCAAGGTTAGATTTTAGCTGTGAATCGTTTTTATGATTTCTACCAACAGTATCAATAAAAACAATGTCCTTCTTTGAAAATTTTTTCATTAAGACAGGCATTTCACTTGGCTCATAAGCAACAAGAAAATCAGTATGACTAACATCCGCAAAACTTTTTAACTGATCTATGGCACCAAGCCTGTATGTATCAATAGATATTAACCCAACATCAAGTTTGTGGATAATTTTTGCAATCAAAGCAAGCTTTGCGATTGTTGTTGTTTTACCAACCCCTGTTGGACCAACAAGTGCAATAACTTTATTTTGCTTTTTAACATTTAAATCCAACGTTTTTGTTTGAATTAAAGAACCAAGGCAGGTTTGCACATAATTATCAAGGTTATCCTTTGATAAAAAATTCTTATACTTTTTAAGTTGTTCCATTATAGAAAGCACAACCGATTTTTGAACTTCTTTTTCAGAAAGATTTTTTATGATTTCCTTCATTTGATTATCTTTAACCGGTTTCACATCAACTGGGTTTGTATTCATACTAGCAATTTTATTTTCATCTTTTGGCTCTACTCCATAAACTTGGCTAATCTTTTGTTTTTGATTTTGATTCTGCTGATAAATTCTTGCAGTCATATTTTTCATTTCCTCTGCGAAAGAATTTGTTTGACTAAGATTTTGTTTTATAACCTTCGTTTTAGTTTCTTCTGCTATCTCAAATTTATCCGCACCAGCTGTGATTTCATATAATTTCAATCTGTTGTCGTTTTCATCAGCGACTACTTTAGTACCTAATATCAAGGCTTCAGAGCCTAATTCTAACTTCATTAATTCTGCGGCTTCTTTAAGCGATGTTGCTCTGTATTTTTTAATGTGCATTTGATATCTCCAGATTATCAATAAATTCTATTTCAATTTGTGATGGAAGTTCTGTGTAAGAAAGTACAGTTACATTTTGGAACGATGAATTAATCAATCTATAAAAATAAGGTCTTATTGTTGCCGAGGTTATAAAAACTGGTTTGTACCCAAGGGCATCAAACTTATCTACAATAATTTGCATTTTAGTTTTTAGTTCACTCAGCATTACAGGATTTAAACCTAATGTTTGAACTGCATCTTTTTGATTTTGAAATGAAGCCGTTATAAACGCTTCAAGTTTTTCACTAATTGCCGCAGCGTGAATAATTCCGTTTCCATCTTTGTAAAGATTTGCAATCGTATTGTTTAATGAATGTCGAACATATTCTGTAAGCACATCAATATTCTTTGTAACTTTTGAATAATCAATCAATGCTTCAATTATCTGCACAAGATCTTTTATTGGAATTAATTCTTTAAGTAAATTCTGTAATACTTTTTGTATTGTGCCAAGCGGCAATACATCAACGGAAATATCATCAATAACAGCAGGATAATCTTTTTTAAGGTTTTCAAGTAGTTGTTTTACTGCTTGCCTGCTTAATATTTTATCAAAATTGGTTTTTAATGTCTCCTGTAAATGTGTTGATAAAACTGAAATCGCATCAACAACAGTAAAGTTTAAAAGTTCAGCTCTGTCTTTTTCTTCACGAGTTACCCAGAAACTTTGTAATCCAAAAGCAGGGTCTTTTGTAGGTATTCCGTCCATCTGTTCTTCAACTCCGCCCGGATTCATTGCTAAAAATCTATCCGGATGGATTTCGAATGATGAAACAATATTTCCTTTAATTTTAATTATGTATTCATTCGGAGAAAGTTGTAAGTTATCTCTAACTCTAACTGGCGGAATTAGTACCCCAAACTCAAGCGCAATAAATTTTCTTGTTGTAGATATTTTATTAAATAGGTTCCCACCTTGGGATTCATCTACCAAACTTATTAAACCATAGCCAATTTCAATTTCAATGGGATCGACCTGCAAATATTGTTCAACAACTTCTTCACCTTTTTCATTGCTAATAATTTCTTCTTCAATAACTGTTGCCTGATTTGCATCACTTCTCTTTTTCATAAAAGATGTAACGCCTAAAACTGCACCAATAAACACAAACGGAATCGTTGGCATTCCTGGTAAGAAAGAAAATATTACTACAGTAGTTGCTACAATAGCAAGCACTCTTGGATTAGCAAGCAACTGAGTTTTGATTTGTAAATCCAATGCGGTGCCGGCTGCACTTCTTGTTACAACCATACCTGCTGCGGTAGAAATAAGTAGCGCAGGAATCTGGGAAACAAGTCCATCGCCAATTGTAAGAATTGTGTATTGCTGAAGCGCTTCCGTAATTGATAAATCTCTTTGCCCAATTCCAATAACAAATCCAGCAACGATATT
Above is a genomic segment from Ignavibacteriales bacterium containing:
- the flhA gene encoding flagellar biosynthesis protein FlhA, giving the protein MKMFGRNTDILLAFALIFMLGLMLIPLPAGFLDFFLALSITVSILIFVVSLFIQSPLDISIFPGLLLISTLFRLSLNISSTRLILIDGYAGKVIETFGQFVVSGNYVVGFIVFIILLIVQFMVIVKGSGRISEVAARFTLDAMPGKQMAIDADLNTGLITEADARKRRDNISREAEFYGAMDGAGKFVKGDAIAGLIINVINIVAGFVIGIGQRDLSITEALQQYTILTIGDGLVSQIPALLISTAAGMVVTRSAAGTALDLQIKTQLLANPRVLAIVATTVVIFSFLPGMPTIPFVFIGAVLGVTSFMKKRSDANQATVIEEEIISNEKGEEVVEQYLQVDPIEIEIGYGLISLVDESQGGNLFNKISTTRKFIALEFGVLIPPVRVRDNLQLSPNEYIIKIKGNIVSSFEIHPDRFLAMNPGGVEEQMDGIPTKDPAFGLQSFWVTREEKDRAELLNFTVVDAISVLSTHLQETLKTNFDKILSRQAVKQLLENLKKDYPAVIDDISVDVLPLGTIQKVLQNLLKELIPIKDLVQIIEALIDYSKVTKNIDVLTEYVRHSLNNTIANLYKDGNGIIHAAAISEKLEAFITASFQNQKDAVQTLGLNPVMLSELKTKMQIIVDKFDALGYKPVFITSATIRPYFYRLINSSFQNVTVLSYTELPSQIEIEFIDNLEISNAH
- the flhF gene encoding flagellar biosynthesis protein FlhF, whose product is MHIKKYRATSLKEAAELMKLELGSEALILGTKVVADENDNRLKLYEITAGADKFEIAEETKTKVIKQNLSQTNSFAEEMKNMTARIYQQNQNQKQKISQVYGVEPKDENKIASMNTNPVDVKPVKDNQMKEIIKNLSEKEVQKSVVLSIMEQLKKYKNFLSKDNLDNYVQTCLGSLIQTKTLDLNVKKQNKVIALVGPTGVGKTTTIAKLALIAKIIHKLDVGLISIDTYRLGAIDQLKSFADVSHTDFLVAYEPSEMPVLMKKFSKKDIVFIDTVGRNHKNDSQLKSNLDFLSSVKVDETFLVLSATSSTRNLVEIAKKFKIFDYNAFIMSKIDEAVVHGNIINLTTKTGNPIAFLTNGQTIPDDIISADKDYIANLIYTGQLRS